CCAAAGTAAGCTTGAGCGGCTCACAGCGATCGCCATAACCTTGCTGGGCACTATCGACGTGGCATCTGGTGTAGTACACCACATGCCGTTTTACCCGGTACGGGATATGCCGCTTGGGCCGTCGCTAGAGGCTCACATTGGTCTGCCGGTCTATTTGCAGCACGACATCAGTGCTTGGACGATGGCGGAAGCGCTATTCGGCGCAGCACGTGGCAGTCAAAACGTCATTCAGATCGTCATTGATCATCATGTGGGGGCCGGGATTATCACTGGAGGCCACGTGCTGCACACTGGCCGTCACAGCCTAGTTGAGATCGGGCATATTCAGGTCGATCCCTATGGTAAGCGCTGTTACTGCGGCAATTACGGCTGCTTGGAAACTGTTGCCAGCATTGAAAACCTGCTGGAGATCGCTCAGCAGCGCCTTGGCGCGTCAATGAACTCTAGCCTGCACCGCTTGCCGTTGACCATTGAGTCGCTGTGCGATGCTGCTCTGGCGGGCGATCATCTGGCCCAAGATATTATCTTTGGCGTCGGCTATAGTCTGGGAGGTATTCTGGCGATGATGGTTAATCTGTTTAATCCAGAGAAGATCCTGCTGGGATCACCGCTGAATCGCGCAGCGGAAATTTTGCATCCGGCCATTGCTTCTTGCATTCGCCAGCGGTCGTTGCCAGCCTACAGCGAGCAGGTGCAGGTGGGGGCCACACAGTTCTCCAACCAAGGCACCATGCCCGGTGCGGCCCTGGTGAAGGAAGCATTGTACAACGGTTCATTGCTGGTGCAGCTATTGCAGGGATAACATCAAAATTTCTTATTATTCATAAAAATATTGAGCTGCCTCAAGCATCGACCTTGCTTCTTACCTAGAATTTTTGGTGCGATTTCATCGCCACGTGTATTGGCGAAATCTGGGATAACGGATCGTTCCGAAGCATTTCATCTATATTAAAGCGTTTATTTGTTACAGGAACGGATATCGATGTCGGTGAAACCATCGTTTCTCGCGCGTTGTTGCAGGCGTTGGCGGCGGACGGGCGCTCGGTGGCGGGTTAAAGCCAATCGCAGCGCGTTGCCAGGAAACCTATGAAGGTTTCCGCAAGAGAGATGCATTGATTTTACAGGCATCTTCAACCTTGCCACTGCTCTAGCACCAAATCAATCCCATCACCTGTTTGGATGAAGTGTTTGATGCACATACCGCCACTGACGTCAACTATGACCTGATGAGTGCTGGGCTAAGCGAACTGTCCGCAAAGGTGGACATGGTAGTGGTGGAGGGCAGCGACGGCTGGCGAGTGCTGATAAACGATCTGCACCCTTATTCCGAATGGGTGGTGCAAGAACAACTACCAGTAGTGTTAATCGTCGGCATTAAGCAGGGTTTCGTCAGCCATGCGTTGCTCACCGCCCAGTCGATTATCAACGATGGGTTAACACTGCTTGGCTGGGTAGCTAACCGTATCAATTCAGGGCTGGCACACTACGTTGCGACCATCTGCGCGTTTTAGCAACGTATCCCTGCACCATTGCTAGGTGAAGTGCCGAACAGCGCGAACTGGCACACTACCTCGACATCGCACTGCTTCTCAATCGCTAGGCACAATGATGATATGAAACAGTTCACCAATACTGTGCGGTTTAAGAAAGCAGAGGAAACCATTGCGTTCTGGCATACTGATTACTGTGTGTGCTTGGTATTTTGGCTGGCACCCGCCTGCGGCACTTCACTACTGTCATCGCCATTATTCAGGCGGATATAAACAATTTTTTGCGTGTCATTTTCGCAGTGACCAACCACTTGCCCGCTGGCTTGACTGACTTGGTCGTTAGGCACGATGTCCAGTTTGAAGCCGGACTCAGGTACGCCGTTATTAACGATTTTCTGCGAAATCTTCGCTTTTAAGCTTTCGCAGGAAGCCATAGCTACCAGCGGCGTGCTAGCTAGCAGTAGTGCAGCTAATACAAGCGTTTTCTTCATCATTTAGTCCTTATTTGATATGAACTACCTTGAGCACAATAGCATCAGCAGCAACGGAATTTAACCTTTGTCACTTTCCAGCAAGCCGCCCGCTTAAGGATTAATCCGATGCCCGGTCTGGCGATCCAGACATTTGCGGGTTTCCGGTTCCCAGTATGTGTTAACGTTGGTACTGCCGTTGCAGCGATCTTCATCATCTACTGCGCGATCGGCCTTGTCGAACTCTTTCTCAGCGCGGGTGTTCACCTTGTGACGAAGGGTTTGAGTCTCATTCCACTGTTCTTTGCTCTGGCGTGCCTCCTCCGCGCTCATCGCGCCGCTGCCTTTGCCATCAATAGTGATACAGGTGCTGCTCTGTGTGCAACTGGCGGCCAGCGCGGTTGTTTGCCAAGTTCCCATCAGAACCAGCATGGCGACTGCCAGTATTCCGTGCAAGCGCCGTTGGGTGGTGAGTGTTTTCATTGTTTCATCCTTATGAGTGAGTGTGGCCGTAGGGTGGCAAAACCAATGTTACCAGCCCACAGGCGTAGCGCAAATAGACCATTGAAGTTTTAGGCTGACCCCGCTAAGCGCTGTTTTGTTTAAT
The sequence above is drawn from the Serratia symbiotica genome and encodes:
- a CDS encoding ROK family transcriptional regulator translates to MNAVGQPGYIDQIKQANAGGVYRLIDQLAPISRIELSKRAHLAPASITKIVRELLEVHLVKEVECQDISNRGRPAIGLALAPEAWHYLSARISRGTLTLSLRDLSSKLVVEEHLPLAAGHCDPLLKRILCAVDQFFIRHQSKLERLTAIAITLLGTIDVASGVVHHMPFYPVRDMPLGPSLEAHIGLPVYLQHDISAWTMAEALFGAARGSQNVIQIVIDHHVGAGIITGGHVLHTGRHSLVEIGHIQVDPYGKRCYCGNYGCLETVASIENLLEIAQQRLGASMNSSLHRLPLTIESLCDAALAGDHLAQDIIFGVGYSLGGILAMMVNLFNPEKILLGSPLNRAAEILHPAIASCIRQRSLPAYSEQVQVGATQFSNQGTMPGAALVKEALYNGSLLVQLLQG
- a CDS encoding DUF1161 domain-containing protein, whose protein sequence is MKKTLVLAALLLASTPLVAMASCESLKAKISQKIVNNGVPESGFKLDIVPNDQVSQASGQVVGHCENDTQKIVYIRLNNGDDSSEVPQAGASQNTKHTQ
- a CDS encoding DUF1283 family protein, translating into MKTLTTQRRLHGILAVAMLVLMGTWQTTALAASCTQSSTCITIDGKGSGAMSAEEARQSKEQWNETQTLRHKVNTRAEKEFDKADRAVDDEDRCNGSTNVNTYWEPETRKCLDRQTGHRINP